The following proteins are co-located in the Vanessa cardui chromosome 15, ilVanCard2.1, whole genome shotgun sequence genome:
- the LOC124535732 gene encoding keratin-associated protein 21-1-like → MKAFIVMCALVACVAAEGEKREKRGFLSGLHSYSGGIGGGYHGGYSSGISGGYHGGYSSGISGGYGGYGGYSGYSGYSAPAAKVVTVNKVVNTQRVVEVPQVVNVRKVVSVPQVVSVNKVVAAPSYSSYSSGLSGIGYGSGYSSGHGYGSGYGSSYGSGYGSGYSSGYSSGLGSGYSKGWW, encoded by the exons ATGAAGGCCTTC ATCGTTATGTGCGCCCTCGTGGCCTGCGTCGCCGCCGAAGGTGAGAAGCGCGAGAAGCGCGGCTTCCTCAGCGGCCTGCACTCGTACAGCGGCGGCATCGGCGGCGGCTACCACGGAGGCTACAGCAGCGGCATCAGCGGCGGCTACCACGGCGGCTACAGCAGCGGCATCAGCGGCGGCTACGGAGGCTACGGAGGATACAGCGGCTACTCGGGCTACTCCGCGCCCGCCGCCAAGGTCGTCACCGTCAACAAAGTGGTCAACACGCAGCGCGTCGTCGAAGTCCCGCAAGTCGTAAACGTGCGCAAAGTGGTGTCCGTGCCGCAAGTAGTGTCCGTTAACAAGGTGGTGGCCGCTCCCAGCTACAGCTCTTACAGCAGCGGACTCTCCGGCATTGGTTACGGATCCGGCTACAGCTCCGGACACGGCTATGGCTCCGGTTACGGCTCCAGCTATGGCTCCGGCTACGGCTCCGGCTACAGTTCTGGATACAGCTCTGGATTAGGCTCTGGCTACTCAAAGGGCTGGTGGTGA